The proteins below are encoded in one region of Ricinus communis isolate WT05 ecotype wild-type chromosome 6, ASM1957865v1, whole genome shotgun sequence:
- the LOC8288411 gene encoding basic blue protein-like: MADKGRGSAMVAMMMLCMLIFHFEMGSAATYIVGGSNGWTFNLAAWPKGKRFRAGDILVFNYSPAAHNVVAVNRVGYDSCTGPKGKVYRSGKDRIKLVKGQNFFICSFAGHCQAGMKIAINAL, from the exons ATGGCTGATAAGGGAAGAGGCAGTGCAATGGTAGCTATGATGATGCTGTGCATGCTGATATTCCATTTTGAGATGGGTAGTGCAGCAACTTATATTGTTGGTGGTTCTAATGGTTGGACCTTTAATCTTGCTGCCTGGCCTAAAGGAAAGCGCTTTAGGGCTGGTGATATACTTG TATTCAACTACAGTCCTGCAGCCCACAATGTGGTAGCAGTAAACAGGGTTGGTTATGATTCATGCACAGGTCCTAAAGGTAAAGTCTATAGATCAGGAAAAGATAGAATTAAGCTTGTGAAGGGACAAAACTTCTTCATCTGCAGCTTTGCTGGCCATTGTCAAGCTGGAATGAAAATAGCCATTAATGCCCTGTGA
- the LOC8288409 gene encoding basic blue protein: MAAAKGVVVFSTFMLFSILFHCSGVHARLPAIYRVGDGFGWSPTTSMEVWPQGKKFYAGDILVFKYDDQLYNVVVDDKEGHDTCTVSEKSVTYDSGNDRIELVYGHNYFICGNPDDCQAGMKMVVYAEAPPPLH; this comes from the exons ATGGCTGCTGCAAAAGGGGTTGTAGTTTTTTCTacatttatgttattttctattttgtttcatTGCAGCGGAGTTCATGCTAGACTTCCTGCCATCTATAGAGTTGGAGATGGCTTTGGTTGGTCTCCAACCACAAGCATGGAAGTTTGGCCCCAGGGGAAAAAATTTTATGCTGGTGACATACTCG TGTTCAAGTATGATGACCAGTTATATAATGTGGTGGTGGATGATAAAGAAGGACATGACACATGCACAGTTTCGGAAAAGTCTGTGACATATGATTCAGGAAATGACCGGATTGAGCTTGTTTATGGACACAATTACTTCATCTGCGGTAATCCTGATGATTGCCAAGCTGGCATGAAGATGGTTGTCTATGCGGAGGCCCCGCCGCCACTCCATTGA